The following coding sequences are from one Vibrio syngnathi window:
- a CDS encoding Rho-binding antiterminator, which yields MISCNDYDYIEIVCMHRYPIKLTLKSGDRIECVGLDTQRNDSREECIKVSIQGVEQLVVLTDLATLEVCVDNPHFQQISFKTS from the coding sequence ATGATTAGTTGCAACGATTACGATTATATTGAGATTGTGTGTATGCACCGATACCCAATCAAATTAACGCTGAAGTCTGGCGATCGGATTGAATGTGTCGGATTAGATACTCAACGCAATGATAGCCGTGAAGAGTGCATTAAGGTCAGTATTCAAGGTGTGGAACAACTTGTCGTACTCACTGATCTTGCCACACTAGAAGTCTGTGTCGACAACCCTCATTTTCAGCAAATTTCATTCAAAACGTCATAG
- a CDS encoding GyrI-like domain-containing protein, protein MKVETIEAVKAYGFSVRTTNTDEIDPEKAKIGQLWQGFFDQAFPKLTPDSKVYGVYTNYQSDFTGEFDVIACTNALTDNNLDDLVETEIEAGKYLTFSAEGELPQAVIDLWGEVWAYFNAADCPHVRTYTTDFEFYKGETAVEISIAIQ, encoded by the coding sequence ATGAAAGTAGAAACGATTGAAGCCGTAAAGGCGTACGGGTTTTCAGTAAGAACCACTAATACCGATGAGATTGACCCAGAAAAAGCGAAGATAGGCCAATTATGGCAAGGTTTTTTCGATCAAGCTTTTCCTAAGCTGACACCAGATTCAAAAGTGTATGGTGTCTACACCAATTACCAATCGGATTTTACTGGTGAGTTTGATGTTATTGCATGTACCAATGCACTTACCGATAACAATTTAGATGACCTAGTCGAAACCGAAATTGAAGCAGGTAAGTACCTAACGTTTTCTGCTGAAGGTGAACTTCCTCAAGCGGTCATCGATTTATGGGGCGAAGTGTGGGCGTACTTCAACGCAGCAGATTGCCCACATGTTCGAACTTACACGACAGACTTTGAATTTTACAAAGGCGAAACGGCAGTCGAGATTTCGATAGCGATTCAGTGA
- a CDS encoding glutathione S-transferase yields the protein MGIALSQQKVLLREIVTKDKPSELLASSPKGTVPVLVLPDGQIIEQSLDVMNWALQQNDPQDLLRSSNPTLGQQVHQLIKVNDDEFIGHLEKYRASVRYRNIDTEQRRQACEAFIRQLEALLTDQPYFFGETPSLADFAVMPFVSQFVRVEKKWFVQSEYQNVGRWLRAHLESKLYTQVMKQYPLWNETKQDCVFG from the coding sequence ATGGGCATCGCACTATCACAGCAGAAAGTGTTACTTCGAGAAATTGTTACCAAAGATAAGCCTAGCGAACTATTGGCCAGTTCGCCAAAAGGCACTGTTCCAGTATTGGTATTGCCTGATGGTCAAATCATCGAACAGAGCTTAGATGTGATGAACTGGGCGCTTCAACAAAACGATCCTCAAGATCTTCTGCGTTCAAGTAACCCAACACTTGGCCAACAAGTCCACCAGCTCATTAAAGTTAACGATGATGAGTTTATTGGTCACTTAGAAAAGTATCGTGCGTCTGTTCGTTACCGAAACATCGATACGGAACAACGTCGACAAGCCTGCGAAGCGTTCATTCGTCAGTTAGAAGCGCTACTCACCGATCAGCCCTACTTTTTTGGAGAAACCCCAAGCTTAGCCGATTTTGCCGTGATGCCGTTTGTTAGCCAGTTCGTAAGAGTCGAGAAGAAGTGGTTTGTGCAATCTGAATATCAAAACGTAGGACGTTGGTTAAGAGCGCACTTGGAAAGTAAGCTCTACACTCAAGTCATGAAGCAATACCCTTTGTGGAATGAAACCAAGCAAGATTGTGTTTTTGGGTGA
- a CDS encoding peptidase U32 family protein: MSRKIELLAPGGDVEAIKAAIVAGANAVYCGLDTFNARNRASNLSLDELNGVIRLAHEYGCEVFLTLNVVLLEHEIKSITKLLNQLVNTKLDGIIVQDLGLFDLVKKHFPSLDVHASTQLTTHNEGQIKFLSKIGATRVNLSRELNLPEIKMLTEVAHDHDVLTEVFVHGALCIAFSGQCYSSSVSVGNSGNRGRCSQACRDEYEITDAGNKFPLNLKDNSAYYDLPELVDAKVDSLKVEGRIKGAHYVYTVVDTWRKQIDSFVESGLLIEDDSNLHKVFNRDFTNSFLKGNLTKDMFIDNPRDNSMNYAVDKATKENNEISVVQIQEVTSDLYEAKNALGSEMRDKIEFLDIRKTPVSLSFNAKVGQPFTVTVNTPKENFTVQSQSLLATAKETAITQALLEKRFKSVKSAVHTLENCNYDNLDEGLILPLKEVSVLKDEIDFILNGSVKVIKHVEVPALPQQPKVNEKPTMSMLIADVEDLHLCDVTDADVYFKLPESFKKRCNKYIDILAANPRLIPWFPAVLIGKDYDEAVRILEEIKPARIVTNNTGIAYKAYEMGIEWVAGPFMNTTNSHALVTLKEELNCAGAFISNEINKGQIRHIRRPENFKLFYSIYHPILMMTSRQCFFQRTVGCNKPSIEAGCMLKCEKATTITNVKGISFAVDKQKGGYPSIYNHEQFLNHDAVTDFSGLFDEFFIDLTNIGAGSKEVQDKAELIKHFQGLINGVDGSQQNLEQMVEVRTNAQYVQGL, translated from the coding sequence ATGAGCAGAAAGATTGAGTTATTAGCCCCAGGTGGCGATGTAGAGGCGATTAAAGCAGCTATCGTAGCGGGTGCTAATGCGGTTTATTGCGGTTTAGACACCTTCAACGCTCGTAACAGAGCCTCTAACCTTTCGTTAGATGAGTTGAATGGTGTGATTCGCCTTGCTCATGAATATGGTTGTGAAGTGTTTCTGACTCTTAACGTTGTGCTGCTGGAGCATGAAATTAAGAGCATCACTAAACTGTTGAACCAGCTTGTGAACACTAAGCTTGATGGCATCATCGTCCAAGATCTTGGTTTGTTCGATTTGGTGAAAAAGCATTTCCCATCGTTAGATGTTCACGCATCGACTCAGTTAACGACACACAACGAAGGCCAGATTAAGTTCTTGTCTAAAATTGGCGCAACACGCGTTAACTTGTCTCGTGAATTGAATCTGCCAGAAATCAAAATGCTGACGGAAGTAGCACACGACCACGATGTATTGACTGAAGTGTTTGTACATGGCGCTTTGTGTATCGCATTCTCTGGCCAATGTTACTCAAGCTCAGTAAGTGTGGGTAACTCAGGTAACCGTGGCCGTTGTAGCCAAGCATGTCGTGATGAATACGAAATCACTGATGCAGGAAACAAGTTTCCACTGAACCTGAAAGATAATTCAGCGTACTACGACCTACCTGAATTGGTTGATGCGAAAGTCGACTCATTGAAAGTTGAAGGCCGTATCAAAGGCGCACATTACGTATACACAGTGGTTGATACGTGGCGCAAACAGATTGATAGCTTTGTAGAAAGTGGTTTGTTGATCGAAGACGATTCAAACCTGCACAAAGTATTCAACCGTGATTTCACCAACTCTTTCCTTAAGGGCAACCTAACGAAAGACATGTTCATTGATAATCCTCGTGACAACAGCATGAACTACGCCGTTGATAAAGCGACGAAAGAGAACAATGAAATCTCAGTGGTACAAATTCAAGAAGTGACCAGCGATCTTTATGAAGCGAAAAATGCCCTAGGCAGTGAAATGCGCGACAAGATCGAGTTCCTTGATATTCGTAAAACCCCCGTGTCATTGTCGTTTAACGCTAAGGTGGGTCAACCATTTACGGTGACAGTGAACACACCAAAAGAAAACTTTACGGTTCAATCTCAATCATTATTGGCAACAGCTAAAGAGACTGCGATTACTCAGGCGTTACTTGAGAAGCGTTTCAAATCAGTGAAGAGTGCTGTTCATACGCTTGAAAACTGTAACTACGACAACTTAGATGAAGGTCTGATTCTTCCTTTGAAAGAAGTGTCGGTCTTAAAAGACGAAATCGATTTCATCTTAAACGGTTCTGTGAAAGTGATTAAGCACGTTGAAGTGCCAGCACTGCCTCAGCAACCAAAGGTTAACGAGAAGCCAACCATGTCGATGCTTATCGCTGATGTGGAAGACTTGCACCTGTGTGACGTAACTGACGCGGATGTTTACTTCAAACTGCCGGAAAGCTTCAAGAAGCGTTGTAACAAGTACATCGACATCTTGGCAGCCAACCCACGTTTGATTCCTTGGTTCCCTGCAGTATTAATCGGCAAAGATTACGACGAAGCGGTTCGTATTCTTGAAGAGATCAAGCCAGCTCGCATCGTGACCAACAACACGGGTATTGCTTACAAAGCTTACGAGATGGGTATCGAGTGGGTTGCAGGCCCTTTCATGAACACCACGAACTCTCACGCACTGGTTACGCTGAAAGAAGAGCTGAACTGTGCTGGTGCTTTCATTTCGAACGAGATCAACAAAGGTCAGATTCGTCATATTCGCCGCCCAGAGAACTTCAAACTGTTCTACAGCATCTACCACCCAATCTTGATGATGACCAGCCGCCAGTGTTTCTTCCAAAGAACCGTGGGTTGTAACAAGCCAAGCATTGAAGCGGGTTGTATGTTGAAGTGTGAGAAAGCGACCACGATTACTAACGTGAAAGGCATCTCTTTTGCGGTAGATAAACAAAAGGGTGGCTACCCAAGCATTTACAACCACGAGCAGTTCTTAAACCATGACGCTGTAACGGATTTCTCTGGTCTGTTCGACGAATTTTTCATCGACCTAACTAACATCGGTGCGGGTTCGAAAGAAGTACAAGACAAAGCTGAGCTAATCAAGCATTTCCAAGGTTTGATTAACGGTGTTGATGGTTCACAACAGAACCTAGAGCAAATGGTTGAAGTTCGTACTAACGCTCAATACGTGCAAGGTTTATAG
- a CDS encoding acyl-CoA thioesterase, whose amino-acid sequence MEALLSDYPVVTEIPVAWGEMDALNHVNNAVYFRYFETARLDFFKHVELMEEMAITKVGPVLGDTYCKYFRPVTYPDTLMIGSRVTDIQDDRFTMEYAIVSKAQQKLTTIGTATIVMFDFASNQKALLSLRLTNEIEKMNTLKSPCFKQEAVTE is encoded by the coding sequence ATGGAAGCACTATTATCTGACTACCCGGTAGTAACAGAAATCCCTGTCGCTTGGGGAGAAATGGACGCACTCAATCACGTTAATAACGCCGTATATTTTCGCTATTTCGAAACCGCTCGCTTAGACTTTTTCAAGCACGTCGAGCTGATGGAAGAGATGGCGATTACCAAAGTTGGCCCTGTTCTTGGCGACACTTATTGTAAATATTTCCGCCCGGTCACTTATCCAGACACGCTGATGATTGGTTCTCGTGTTACAGACATTCAAGACGACCGATTCACCATGGAATACGCGATTGTCAGTAAGGCTCAACAGAAACTGACGACCATAGGCACCGCGACTATCGTGATGTTTGATTTTGCTTCAAACCAAAAAGCCCTGCTCTCGCTGCGCTTAACCAACGAAATTGAAAAGATGAACACGTTGAAAAGCCCATGCTTCAAACAAGAAGCCGTGACGGAATAA